The following are from one region of the Treponema denticola genome:
- a CDS encoding RnfABCDGE type electron transport complex subunit D, giving the protein MKSYSNLSLTAAPFVYTRLPIFKINIAVLSLLGIQILILALSADLYALLNIVIAVMGVLFVENLLRYLASSKFGLSLEMIISGLLIGFFMPTDIGFVFVFILSAFSVFIVKTVFGGTGRNWLNPVAFAVCAAYISRPEAFPPLISDFSLLAEKGSFFAVMEANGLLKLKTDFTVTSALNSILLHGVGVTLPEGYISLFLNSTSSIPAFRYNIVTLVSSIILFSIRAVDYILPAFFLATYAVLVWIFGMVPVSNIYFTGDILSAVLTGGVLFAAFFVMTEPASSPKTKYGKAMSGFFTGIFAFFICAHGASPAGIFFAIILGNIISPLIERLEIKIQAKKRSRYE; this is encoded by the coding sequence ATGAAATCTTATTCTAACTTGTCTTTGACGGCTGCTCCATTTGTGTATACACGCCTTCCCATTTTTAAAATTAATATTGCCGTTTTATCTCTTTTAGGTATCCAAATTTTGATTTTGGCGCTGAGTGCCGACCTTTATGCCCTGTTAAATATTGTCATTGCGGTTATGGGCGTATTATTTGTAGAAAATTTACTTAGATATTTAGCTTCCTCAAAATTCGGTTTATCCCTCGAAATGATAATTTCAGGTTTGCTGATAGGTTTCTTTATGCCGACCGATATAGGATTTGTTTTTGTTTTTATTTTAAGTGCTTTTTCGGTATTTATTGTAAAAACCGTGTTCGGCGGAACAGGGCGAAATTGGCTGAACCCTGTTGCTTTTGCAGTCTGTGCTGCATATATTTCCCGGCCGGAGGCCTTTCCGCCGCTGATTTCAGATTTTTCACTCTTAGCTGAAAAAGGCAGTTTTTTTGCCGTGATGGAGGCAAACGGCCTTTTAAAACTTAAAACGGATTTTACCGTTACCTCTGCTCTTAATTCCATTTTATTACACGGTGTAGGCGTAACCCTTCCTGAAGGCTATATAAGCCTCTTTTTAAATTCTACATCATCAATACCTGCTTTCCGTTACAATATAGTTACATTGGTGTCGTCGATAATATTGTTTTCTATCAGGGCTGTGGATTATATTCTTCCTGCGTTTTTTTTGGCAACCTATGCTGTTTTAGTTTGGATTTTCGGAATGGTCCCTGTTTCAAATATTTATTTTACGGGAGACATACTGTCGGCTGTTTTAACGGGCGGCGTTTTATTTGCTGCCTTTTTTGTTATGACGGAGCCTGCATCTTCTCCCAAAACCAAATACGGAAAGGCTATGAGCGGATTTTTTACAGGGATTTTTGCCTTTTTTATATGTGCCCATGGAGCATCGCCTGCAGGAATCTTCTTTGCCATAATACTCGGCAATATAATTTCTCCTCTTATCGAAAGACTTGAGATAAAAATACAGGCTAAAAAAAGGAGCCGCTATGAATAA